From the Cryptomeria japonica chromosome 2, Sugi_1.0, whole genome shotgun sequence genome, one window contains:
- the LOC131859923 gene encoding uncharacterized protein LOC131859923: protein MWAPCEGDKKKVEMKIWVPKEKKNTGTASKVCSQPPSNSSLVINIDHSGWNDVVYWHKEKGFFFKWVGEWLGLGRVKQWCAQSWNCKVEIKPLPNAFYLAICETRVDKTWILLNGPYMMGGMGFFLNEWEPNLNPLQEKIGEVPMWTRLYNIPFEFWDMYTLQAIGNKLGKFIQAAEGVESKDFSLYYRICVRRNISNPLPKEIELCTNVGEVEEMVERYNICKSFGHTDLECYKDEKGKLGFSEVYLNKVIEMALCREVVSEDKKELERGFVATQEDCMGKHFGDNEECNPTGFFCRDDELLRDQFGQSFIVGQQV from the coding sequence ATGTGGGCTCCTTGTGAAGGGGACAAGAAGAAGGTAGAAATGAAGATATGGGTTCCCAAGGAAAAGAAAAATACGGGAACCGCATCCAAGGTATGTTCTCAACCGCCTTCAAATAGCTCTCTAGTTATTAATATTGATCATTCGGGGTGGAATGATGTTGTCTACTGGCATAAGGAGAAAGGGTTTTTCTTCAAATGGGTCGGGGAATGGCTGGGCTTGGGGAGAGTGAAGCAATGGTGTGCTCAAAGTTGGAATTGCAAGGTAGAGATCAAACCTTTACCAAATGCTTTTTATTTGGCAATCTGTGAAACAAGGGTGGATAAGACATGGATTTTGCTGAATGGACCATATATGATGGGAGGAATGGGTTTTTTCCTTAATGAGTGGGAACCCAACTTAAACCCACTTCAGGAGAAGATTGGAGAAGTCCCTATGTGGACAAGATTATATAATATTCCCTTTGAATTTTGGGATATGTATACTCTACAGGCCATTGGCAACAAATTGGGTAAATTTATTCAGGCTGCTGAAGGGGTTGAGAGTAAAGATTTCAGTTTGTATTATAGAATTTGTGTGAGAAGGAATATTTCAAACCCACTCCCCAAAGAGATTGAGTTGTGCACAAATGTGGGGGAGGTTGAAGAAATGGTTGAAAGGTACAACATTTGCAAATCCTTTGGGCATACTGACCTAGAGTGTTATAAAGATGAGAAAGGTAAGTTAGGATTCTCTGAGGTGTATTTGAACAAGGTGATTGAGATGGCTTTGTGTAGGGAGGTAGTGTCTGAGGATAAAAAAGAGTTGGAGAGGGGTTTTGTGGCGACTCAGGAGGATTGCATGGGGAAACATTTTGGAGATAATGAGGAATGTAATCCTACGGGGTTTTTTTGTCGGGATGATGAATTACTGAGAGACCAATTTGGTCAGTCATTTATTGTTGGACAACAAGTGTAA